The following are encoded together in the Ovis aries strain OAR_USU_Benz2616 breed Rambouillet chromosome X, ARS-UI_Ramb_v3.0, whole genome shotgun sequence genome:
- the RAP2C gene encoding ras-related protein Rap-2c: protein MREYKVVVLGSGGVGKSALTVQFVTGTFIEKYDPTIEDFYRKEIEVDSSPSVLEILDTAGTEQFASMRDLYIKNGQGFILVYSLVNQQSFQDIKPMRDQIVRVKRYEKVPLILVGNKVDLEPEREVMSSEGRALAQEWGCPFMETSAKSKSMVDELFAEIVRQMNYSSLPEKQDQCCTTCVVQ, encoded by the exons ATGAGGGAATACAAGGTAGTGGTGTTAGGGAGCGGAGGGGTTGGCAAATCCGCCCTGACTGTGCAGTTTGTCACTGGGACTTTCATTGAGAAATATGACCCCACCATTGAAGATTTCTACCGCAAAGAGATCGAAGTGGACTCTTCCCCCTCCGTGCTGGAAATTCTGGACACCGCAGGAACTGAGCAGTTTGCTTCCATGAGAGATCTCTACATCAAAAACGGCCAAGGTTTCATCCTGGTTTACAGTCTGGTTAATCAACAGTCTTTTCAG GATATCAAGCCAATGAGAGATCAGATTGTCAGAGTGAAGAGATATGAAAAAGTCCCACTGATCCTAGTAGGAAATAAAGTGGATCTGGAACCAGAAAGAGAGGTTATGTCTTCAGAAGGCAGAGCTCTGGCTCAAGAATGGGGCTGTCCTTTCATGGAGACATCGGCAAAAAGTAAATCAATGGTGGATGAACTTTTTGCTGAGATCGTCAGGCAAATGAACTATTCTTCCCTACCCGAGAAGCAAGATCAATGTTGTACAACTTGCGTTgtccagtaa